Proteins encoded in a region of the uncultured Paludibaculum sp. genome:
- a CDS encoding ABC transporter permease — protein MTRSEFRENLIVSLDTLRAHKVRSALTLLGVVIGVTSVITVAAIIDGLNKYVADKVEKMGSRSYFITRFPFGTDPNRMPEKYRLRKRLEYTDADKLRDLAPGIEKLSALGTRASFFGDTNELRYGGERVERAIIRGAGVDYCDVIPMFVVEQGRYYTQAEVDRAAQVVVLGQAIADSLFGRASPLGKQIMMNGSPFEVIGIFAHDEGLLGGPGVDQFAMIPLSTFRKHYPESKEVIIIYTVRRDVDPAVAMDEVGDGLRRIRKVPYKSENDFEILSSDFLSKLWGQLTGAIVILTSVISSIGLLVGGIGVMNIMLISVTERTKEIGIRKAIGARASDIRVQFLLEALVLTTAGGIIGILGGFVLALLIRTAAPSIGATVSPFWATMGVTLSAVVGLFFGYWPANRAAKLDPIVCLRYE, from the coding sequence ATGACACGCTCAGAGTTCCGCGAAAACCTGATTGTGAGCCTCGATACGCTGCGGGCGCACAAGGTGCGGAGCGCGCTCACGCTGCTGGGCGTTGTCATTGGTGTGACCAGCGTCATCACGGTGGCGGCGATTATCGACGGGCTGAACAAGTACGTTGCCGACAAAGTGGAGAAGATGGGGTCGCGCAGCTACTTCATCACGCGGTTCCCCTTCGGCACGGATCCGAACCGCATGCCGGAGAAGTACCGTCTGCGGAAGAGGCTGGAGTATACCGATGCGGACAAACTGCGAGACTTGGCCCCGGGTATCGAAAAGCTCAGTGCGCTGGGCACGCGGGCATCCTTTTTCGGGGATACGAATGAGCTCCGCTACGGTGGGGAACGGGTGGAGCGGGCCATCATTCGCGGCGCGGGCGTGGACTATTGCGACGTGATCCCGATGTTCGTGGTGGAGCAGGGCCGGTACTACACACAGGCGGAAGTTGATCGGGCGGCGCAGGTGGTGGTGCTGGGGCAGGCTATCGCCGATTCGCTGTTCGGGCGGGCCTCGCCTCTAGGCAAGCAGATCATGATGAACGGGTCTCCGTTCGAAGTGATTGGCATCTTCGCGCACGACGAAGGACTGTTGGGCGGTCCCGGCGTGGATCAGTTCGCAATGATTCCGCTATCCACGTTCCGCAAGCACTATCCGGAGTCGAAGGAAGTGATCATCATCTACACGGTGCGGCGCGATGTGGATCCAGCCGTCGCGATGGATGAGGTGGGCGACGGGTTAAGGCGCATCCGCAAGGTGCCTTACAAGTCCGAGAACGATTTCGAGATTCTGAGCTCCGACTTCCTTTCGAAGCTCTGGGGGCAGTTGACCGGAGCGATCGTGATTCTCACTTCGGTGATCAGTTCCATCGGGCTGCTGGTGGGCGGCATCGGCGTAATGAACATCATGCTGATTTCCGTGACGGAGCGGACGAAGGAGATTGGCATCCGGAAGGCGATCGGAGCCCGGGCGTCGGACATCCGGGTGCAATTCCTGCTGGAGGCGCTGGTGCTGACCACTGCCGGCGGCATCATTGGGATTCTCGGCGGGTTTGTGCTGGCTCTGCTGATCCGCACCGCCGCGCCGTCGATTGGGGCCACGGTGAGCCCGTTCTGGGCCACCATGGGCGTGACGTTGTCCGCGGTGGTGGGGCTGTTTTTCGGCTACTGGCCGGCCAACCGGGCGGCGAAACTGGACCCGATCGTCTGCTTGCGCTACGAATAA
- the folP gene encoding dihydropteroate synthase — protein sequence MSRKRVDWKIKNEVLHLGERTLIVGAMNVAPDSPVDGGRYEDPDRAFVQAAQLADQGADIIEIGAESFHSGSKRISEAEELRRLIPILKRVRGKVGPLICVETYKPAVAEKAIEHGAVIIKDPTGLTLDQELAKIVMQHDVGFILQHTRGTPDTWPKQGSMKGAVGMVMAELNAALNRAGRMGVERTRLALDVGIGMGKRKETNSELITGLSEFHEMRLPVEVSPDGHPFNTSIPLEPSLGMTIAAVTMAVLRGAHLVRVHDVEAIRPAILVADQALIG from the coding sequence ATGAGCCGTAAACGCGTCGATTGGAAGATCAAGAACGAAGTTCTGCACCTGGGCGAGCGCACACTGATCGTCGGTGCCATGAACGTTGCACCCGATTCGCCGGTGGATGGTGGGCGTTATGAGGATCCCGACCGGGCGTTCGTACAGGCCGCGCAGTTGGCCGATCAAGGCGCGGACATCATCGAGATTGGGGCGGAGAGTTTCCATTCCGGCTCGAAGCGGATCTCGGAAGCCGAGGAGCTGCGGCGTCTGATCCCGATCCTGAAGCGGGTGCGTGGCAAGGTGGGTCCGCTGATTTGCGTGGAGACCTACAAGCCGGCGGTGGCCGAGAAGGCGATTGAGCACGGCGCGGTGATCATCAAGGATCCGACGGGGCTGACGCTGGATCAGGAGCTGGCCAAGATCGTGATGCAGCACGATGTCGGATTCATTCTGCAGCACACGCGCGGTACGCCGGATACGTGGCCGAAGCAGGGGTCGATGAAGGGCGCCGTCGGTATGGTGATGGCGGAGCTGAACGCGGCGCTGAACCGGGCTGGGCGCATGGGCGTCGAGCGTACCCGGCTCGCATTGGATGTTGGCATCGGCATGGGCAAGCGCAAGGAGACGAACTCGGAGCTGATCACTGGCTTAAGCGAGTTCCATGAGATGCGGCTGCCGGTGGAGGTGAGCCCGGACGGGCATCCCTTCAACACGTCGATTCCGTTGGAGCCGAGTCTGGGGATGACGATTGCCGCGGTGACCATGGCGGTGCTGCGCGGGGCGCACCTGGTGAGGGTCCACGATGTCGAGGCGATCCGACCGGCGATTCTGGTGGCGGACCAGGCGTTGATCGGGTAG
- a CDS encoding zinc ribbon domain-containing protein — protein sequence MRLFESFGEQAERLNDYFVAAVRCYVLKGDEVAGYAAFASGVVAASSQRTGMIAYLQRLSTALESKSSGVPPDSSEFRAQAVVKSRLDSLTSQIAAKNWGISDCVAAKKELLRLDREYYEGQGRADAAVFYRRYPDVFSEDFHERKELAGRSFCTSCGAEVDATWAYCGECGAPQSITSSDERCGLGAGTAGENRFAGVKRQKVIWKIVVGGIILAALSGSQGSVAPTTSEAEFIGYNSGRVILWIIGTCLLIAGIRGRKTRG from the coding sequence TTGCGCCTCTTTGAGAGTTTTGGAGAACAAGCGGAGCGTCTCAACGACTACTTTGTGGCTGCGGTTAGGTGTTATGTCCTAAAAGGCGACGAGGTTGCGGGCTATGCTGCTTTTGCCAGCGGAGTAGTCGCTGCCAGTTCGCAACGAACGGGAATGATCGCCTATCTTCAGCGGCTGTCGACGGCGCTGGAGAGCAAATCCTCAGGAGTCCCGCCGGATTCCAGTGAGTTCCGAGCGCAAGCAGTTGTTAAGTCGAGACTCGACTCACTCACCTCGCAGATAGCTGCCAAGAATTGGGGAATATCTGACTGCGTCGCTGCCAAGAAGGAGCTCCTGCGGCTAGATCGTGAATACTACGAGGGACAAGGGCGGGCCGACGCGGCTGTGTTTTATCGGCGATACCCTGACGTGTTCAGCGAGGATTTTCACGAACGAAAAGAGCTAGCAGGAAGGTCATTTTGCACTAGTTGTGGTGCCGAGGTGGACGCGACGTGGGCGTATTGCGGCGAGTGCGGCGCCCCGCAGTCAATCACCTCTAGCGACGAACGTTGCGGTCTTGGAGCTGGCACAGCCGGAGAGAATAGGTTTGCTGGAGTCAAGCGCCAAAAAGTCATCTGGAAGATTGTTGTGGGTGGAATCATATTGGCGGCGCTCTCAGGCAGCCAGGGTTCGGTAGCTCCAACCACGTCCGAGGCGGAATTCATCGGCTACAATTCTGGACGAGTTATTTTGTGGATTATCGGTACATGCCTGTTGATCGCTGGCATCAGAGGGAGAAAGACGAGAGGTTGA